The following nucleotide sequence is from Macaca fascicularis isolate 582-1 chromosome 15, T2T-MFA8v1.1.
ttttacAATTACAATTTcgttatcagtttttttttttactcttataGCATCAACAGggagtatttctttttaaaaattatattttcatttactttttaaattatgaatttccttttgttattatactttaagtattgcggtacatgtgcagaaagtgcagatttgttacataggtatacacgggccatggtggtttgctgcacccgtcaacccatcatctacattaggtatttctcctaatgctatgcctcccctagccccccacccgcCAGCAAGCCCCAGtttatgatgttcccctccctatgtccacgtattctcattgttcagctcccacttatgagtgagaacatgcggtgtttggttttctgttcttgtgttagttttctgtgAATGATTTTCTCGGtatcattcatgtccctgcaaaggacatgaactcatcgtattttatggctgcatagtattccatgctatatatgtaccacattttctttatccagtctatcattgatgggcatttgggttggttccaagactttgctattgtgaacagtgctgcaataaacatacgtgtgtgtgtgtctttattctagaatgatttataatcctttgggtatatacccaataatggaatcgctgggtcaaatgatatttctagttctagatctttgattaatcgccacactgtcttccacaatggttgaactaatttacactatcaccaacagtgtaaaagcattccatttctccacatcctctctagcatctgttgtttcctgactttttaatgatcaccattctaactgctgtgagctggtatctcattgtggttttgatttgcatttctctaatgaccagtgatgatgagctttttttcatatgttcgttggctgcataaatatcttctttttttttttttttaggatttataagtattttatttttttgagaaatgacaAAAAATTGGAACTAGTTTTAACAAtctctgaaaattttaaattctagaCATGTTTTTTTGAAACACACTTCCAAACAAGATAAACAACAATACACATGTCTACTAGACTGCAGAAGTAGCTTAAACTTGCCAAGACATCCTCCTTTGTACTTGTTTCCTCAAGAGTTGCTAGGTCATTTTTTGCCCTTGGCCAGCAGCCTCTTGAGAAACAACAAAGGACCTACTGTCAAAGTCACTCTCAGGTGTTTGCCCTGCCAGCTCATGTCTTCTCCGCACACCACACCCTCGAAGGAGCACGGAGGCCCGCAGGGCTGGCTGGCCCTGGTTCCAGCCTCACCGCCGGTTGGACCGCTTTTCGTACTTGTCCTGGCTGCTCCGCTTTCGCGGCGGGGAGTAACTGGCAGAACCTAGAGCACGGAAGCTGTGCTTGTAAGGATGGCTTCTGTGTTTCTTcgggttttcttctttctgggccTGGCTCTTCGCTGGTTCCTTATCGCCCTCTTTTTGTTCATGGTCTTGCTCTTTATGAGAGGGCAATGTGTTTTTAATTGTGTTAATTAGAAATCTTTTATTGGTACTGGCAAGAGGACACTTCATCCAACCCATGGGTCCCATTGTTTCAGCTCTAGTTTTTCCACGTTTTGCCTCCTTAAGCAGTTCTTCTATTGCTTTCCTCTCCAGCTCCTGGTCCTCTTCC
It contains:
- the LOC135967435 gene encoding protein POLR1D-like, whose product is MEEDQELERKAIEELLKEAKRGKTRAETMGPMGWMKCPLASTNKRFLINTIKNTLPSHKEQDHEQKEGDKEPAKSQAQKEENPKKHRSHPYKHSFRALGSASYSPPRKRSSQDKYEKRSNRR